From Tachypleus tridentatus isolate NWPU-2018 chromosome 8, ASM421037v1, whole genome shotgun sequence, a single genomic window includes:
- the LOC143223887 gene encoding DNA damage-regulated autophagy modulator protein 1-like, with translation MTLNTCPRLGWLPALTGIFLACGCLVAYIIAVLRGDVTPYMPFISEAGTDPPQSGIFSIFLFCSGCLGLITMTIRYVSVTKLNKNHIRKIQVANCTSFFCGIVAIGGMIVVAVYPMSSLKLAHDIGAYALFFVGMTYAFLQTLVSYFLYPNDNGLAICRIRLTFATLCLVSLIINILSLLCFIDLNQVSVMIFYPISSAEFDSGNYSHTKRLKHPGEKGFVGLVISSAAEWTMAFNFIFYFFTYIQEFQKITLQCVIYSLDHHFDESSNNQTDENRPLLFKQV, from the exons ATGACATTAAATACATGCCCAAGGTTaggatggctacctgccctaacagGGATATTTCTAGCATGCGGATGTCTTGTCGCTTACATCATTGCTGTTCTTCGTGGGGATGTGACGCCTTACATGCCATTCATCAG CGAAGCTGGAACAGACCCCCCACAGAGTGGAATATTTAGCATATTTCTCTTCTGTTCAGGATGTTTAG GTTTAATAACAATGACGATTCGCTACGTATCGGTAACTAAGCTAAACAAAAACCATATTAGGAAAATTCAAGTGGCTAATTGTACGTCATTCTTCTGTGGAATTGTTGCTATTGGAGGAATGATTGTGGTTGCGGTCTATCCA ATGTCATCACTGAAGCTTGCTCATGACATAGGAGCATACGCCTTATTTTTTGTGGGGATGACCTATGCCTTTCTGCAGACATTGGTCAGCTATTTTCTTTATCCTAATGACAATGGACTGGCCATATGCCGAATTAGACTGACCTTTGCAACACTGTGCCTTGTATCTCTCATCATTAATATCCTTTCTCTTTTG TGTTTCATTGACCTTAACCAAGTCTCAGTGATGATTTTCTATCCAATATCTAGTGCAGAATTCGATTCGGGAAACTACAGTCACACGAAACGATTGAAGCATCCGGGTGAAAAG gggTTCGTAGGATTGGTTATTAGCTCTGCAGCAGAGTGGACAATGGCCTTTAACTTCATCTTTTATTTCTTCACGTATATCCAGGAATTCCAGAAAATAACCCTACAGTGCGTGATTTATTCGTTAGATCATCATTTCGATGAGTCATCAAACAACCAAACTGACGAAAACCGTCCTTTGCTTTTCAAACAGGTTTAA